The Triticum aestivum cultivar Chinese Spring chromosome 5A, IWGSC CS RefSeq v2.1, whole genome shotgun sequence genomic sequence cggagtgacaaaacctaatctcgaaatacgccaacccaacatgtacctttggagacacctatagtactcctttataatcatccagttacgttgtgacgtttggtagtacccaaagtgttcctccggtaaacgggagttgcataatctcatagttataggaacatgtataagtcatgaagaaagcaatagcaacatactaaacgatcgggtgctaagctaatggaatgggtcatgtcaatcagatcattctcttaatgatgtgatcccattaatcaaataacaactcattgttcatggttatgaaacataatcatctttgattaacgagctagtcaagtagaggcatactagtgacactttgtttgtctatgtattcacacatgtattatgttttcggttaatacaattctagcatgaataataaacatttatcatgatataaggaaataaataataactttattattgcctcgagggcatatttccttcatttacacGCTGTTGGCAGCCATCCTCCCCAAACAAAAATGACCGATCCAAATTCGAAAGCACGCATAATTGCATTAGGAATATAAAGGATTCTTTCAAAGTACTACCTGCGTATAAAACTTTGCCTACAAAAACGTCTTACATCTTGATACGGAGGTAGTAATTCTTAGCAAATTTTATATAGGATTCAACCCTGCAACCCCCACTGCCTAGGGCACTTTTAATTCAAACGAATTTTGTTGGAGGATTTAAATTCTTATGAATTTCTCCTCATAGATCATCTGACTCATAGGATTATAATTTTACAAGGATCGCTTTGCACTATTTTCGAAGAAAGTTTCACCCACTCGAACATGTTCCTacaatttttttttttgctttccgGTGTTATCAAACACATTTTTTAGCCTAATTTTATCTTAATTTTCTATCTATAGGATTCAAGAGAAAAAATGCCGCTTTAATCCTATGTTTTTTGTTTTCATGCGTTTCAAAAATCCTATGAACTAtaatcagttttgctaaagcacatctagatgtgccataagtattgcacatctaagtcctatgtcattgatcttacgttgagattcgtgtggatattttctttttcttttttttcctttttatgcaTGATTCAATTATAATTCTAAGACGGCCTTTTTCATTTTTCATGATATTTCTATCCTATAAACCTTACCAAAAGGAGGCGCCTGGTTGGAAGTCGTTGAAGCAAAGAGACTCTGGACAAGCAGACAGCCTTGGCCCACTTGGGAGCAccaatttgatttttgcacaaGATCCAAAACAGTAGCTATCTTGTCAGTTTGGAACTGGTACCAAGCGAATCAATGAAATCTTAGGTTCTATCCTAGAAAAAAACTTAGGTTCTGGAAGCCACCTCCCACACCACTCGATAGCCGTGCACACTTCATCGTCTCCTCCTCAGTCCTCACCCACGTGGGGTGGTCAGTCACTCAGTCCCCAGTCGACCAGGAGCACcacgccacacacacacaccaccggACACGGAGAGATGGCGACAGGAGTTGGGGAGGCCAGGGGGGAGACGGTGCTGGTCACCGGCGCCAGCGGCTTCATCGGCTCCTGGACcgtgcgcctcctcctcgcccgcggCTACGCCGTCCACGCCGCCGTCCTCAACCCCGGTCAGTGCCACCCTCCGTCCCGCCGCGCACCGCCATTACGTTGACCAGAGACGGACCTGCGATGCGGCGGAGGTCACCGTTTGATTTTGTCGCAGATGACAAGGCCGAGACGGAGCACCTCCTGGCGCTCGCCGGCGGCGACGAGGCCCGCGTCCGCTTCTTCCCGTGCGACCTCCTCGACGGCGCCGCCATGCTCGCCGCCGCGCGCGGCTGCTCCGGCGTCTTCCACCTCGCCTCGCCCTGCACCGTCGACCGCGTCCTCGACCCCCAGGTACTGCCTCCCCGTGACCGTCCTGCCGTTCAGTCCTCTCAGCGCGGGGGTGTCTCGTTTTGTGGGCGCAGAAGGAGCTGGTGGTGCCGGCCGTGGAGGGGACGCTCAACGTGCTGCGCGCCGCCAAGGACGCCGGGGGGGTGCGCCGGGTGGTGGTGACCTCGTCCGTCTCCGCCGTCGTGCCCTGCCCCGGGTGGCCCGCCGGCGAGGTCCTCGACGAGCGCTGCTGGACCGACATAGACTACTGCGACAAGAACGGGGTGAGAGATACGACCTCCTTACAAAAGTGCAGTCACTAACCATGATCCAACTTTTCCCCCAATCCGATTTGATTCTGTTGGATCAATGGACAGAAATTTTGCACATACAGGGCATCTTGTAAAATTGTTAAGATGAAACGCGGTTATCTCAGGTTCTATCTTCTCTTGGATAGGTCTGGTACCCTGCTTCAAAGACACTGGCTGAGAAGGCAGCGTGGAAGTTTGCAGAGGAGAATGGACTGGATGTGGTTGTGGTCAATCCAGGGACAGTTTTAGGCCCGATGATTCCACCGAGGATCAATGCTAGCATGACCATGTTTCTCCGCTTGCTTGAAGGTACGCATGTTGCAGCCTTCGATCATGTATGTAGTCTTGACAAATGCTCTGGTCATAGTTTAAGATCTGTTTCACAATTTGCCCTTTAATATTGAAAAACGATGACCTGAGAATTTGGCAAATGGGTGAGCAAATGAGTACTGCCTGCTACTGCTACTTTAGGAGAGCTGTCTGAAATGAAGCTAGTTACTACGCTGTATTGAACATTCTGCAGAGTAAAACTGCATGTTTCAGCATCTCTTAACACTTTTCTGCTCCATATTTCACATGAACAATGCCTCTTTCAGTTCAGAAGACTTTTCTTGTCCGGTTCAGTGTGTCATTTGTTACTACGAATATGAAGCACGTCTCTCTGCACACGCAGGCTGCACCGAGGAGTACAAGGATTTCTTCATCGGGCCAGTCCACGTGGAAGACGTCGCGTTAGCCCATATCACGCTGTTCGAGAACCCATCTGCATCCGGGAGGCACCTCTGCGTGGAGCCCATCTGTCACTGGAGCGATTTCGCGTCCAAAGTCGCCGAGCTCTACCCCGACTACAAAGTCCCAAAGTAAGCAACACACACTGCACATGTTTGGAGCACAATAATTTCATAGCAAACAACGACATGAACGGACCATTGCCTTCGATCGGTTTCATCGGCAGGTTCCGTGAGGACACGCAGCCTGGGCTGGTGAGAGCGGAGGCGGTGCCGAAGAAGCTGATGGCGCTGGGCCTGCAGTTCACTCCGTTGGAGAAGATCATCAGGGACGCCGTGGAGAGCCTCCGGAGCAGAGGGTGCATCGCCTGATGGCTGGATTATTATTAGGTGTACTGTATTCCTCCCCCTCTGTTGCTGGCTCATGATCAAACCTTGCTTCAGAGATGTGTTGTGGCTTGTGCCCAGCCCTGTGCTAGACCTTATAGTTGCCTGTATGATTTGTGCAATAACGGCTGGTTGATCTGCTGGTACACTGTAATGGTTCTTTTGCTAGACTGTTCCGACAAATCTTTGCGTGTTGCGAGGAAGGTCACCGATGAATAATTGTCCAGGATAAGAGAAGAAAACAGTACTCTCGTAATCGAGCCAATAATGAAACTAAAAATGCCCACAAAATCGGATTTCTTTGCGCAAATTCAGTTTCATGGCATTATGTTCGTGTCAAATCTTTCCATGGATTGTACTACTTTTTAGCACTTGTAACATGTGTGTTTTTCCCCATGAAAATTTGGAGTGAATTGCAGAAAATTACTACATTCGAAGTTCAATTTCAGGTTTGCTACCACATTCCTTGGGCGCTACAAAAATCTGCTGGTTTTCTTACTAATTTTCTCAATAAACACTTATGACTGATCTGAGGTGATTTAGTCCAATTTCTGACATGTTAGGCCCGCTGAAGCTTACCATGTCGGATAGTAGGGGAGACTGAGAGGCGGTGACGGCCATTAACCGGCGCTATTCAAAAGAGTAGCACTAACTCACTTAGGCCCTGTTCAAATATCCACCAGATCCGTGGAATTAGAAGAGTTGCGGAGCACCTAATTTCCAGCTCCAGTATTTTAGCCTATAACTCCGCCGGCTTCGCGGGGCCGAGTCTGGGAGCGGAGGGACTCCGAACACTCCCTTACTCTCCTCTGATCTCCGCTCTAGCTCTCCCTCCCTCACTCTCAGCTTGATGTCGGTGCTGACGCCTCTCCTGTTCATTGCCGCTTAGCAATGCCTTCGTGGAAGGACATAGAGGAGAGCAACAACGACGACCTCGAGTGCACCGGCATGGACATGGAGATGCGGGTAAGTGGG encodes the following:
- the LOC123105638 gene encoding phenylacetaldehyde reductase — translated: MATGVGEARGETVLVTGASGFIGSWTVRLLLARGYAVHAAVLNPDDKAETEHLLALAGGDEARVRFFPCDLLDGAAMLAAARGCSGVFHLASPCTVDRVLDPQKELVVPAVEGTLNVLRAAKDAGGVRRVVVTSSVSAVVPCPGWPAGEVLDERCWTDIDYCDKNGVWYPASKTLAEKAAWKFAEENGLDVVVVNPGTVLGPMIPPRINASMTMFLRLLEGCTEEYKDFFIGPVHVEDVALAHITLFENPSASGRHLCVEPICHWSDFASKVAELYPDYKVPKFREDTQPGLVRAEAVPKKLMALGLQFTPLEKIIRDAVESLRSRGCIA